One region of Oscillospiraceae bacterium genomic DNA includes:
- a CDS encoding CotH kinase family protein, with protein MPTRRVGILLLSSMLALLILFLLTTIGAKRAGEQISFSLSGGQRAAGDVIEIVNIPPYSIVRYTLDGSRVTADSAIYSQPFILPDTADVRGDATIIRAQRFAYNSPIGDEIVTTFFTGNALDGLTMPVVSLVVDPFDLYDYYHGIFTEGYHKTRWVAENPGLPFNWMSEANFTQSGSDWERDVHIELFDIDFTLMSAQTGGIRIAGNATRHHPNKSFRLRERGNSGPIYFPVFQDLHDHREQPLAQFTSFTLRNAGNDNGFCYIRDALGTQLGGQVGLASGAYRPVVVYLNGQYYGILNAREHVSSRSFLRAHFGVSNATILTTNIDDPTLHTGRQSDLHDFLALLQWVERTDFTRNAAVSELDRMLCVDNFARYFAIQIITGNIDWPHNNVIIWRGLGSGTAYGDGRWRFALHDLDVAFGQQIPFSWHDMLHHTLPRSVIFRQLLTNEQWKGNFIALVEELLATTFHPDHVIALANEMRLGLVPELPHFFASRERSHAANDIHWAALYDFIVKQPDYLARVFNYHLGVTLRTPWMPAPPLPVRDSYPFPHNSIVLGGVLVDGQTQVIDGVLSVWDNGLWVPVSAFAEARDLLYFIHIPTDSVIFSPRFLDAPR; from the coding sequence ATGCCGACTCGGCGCGTTGGAATATTGCTGTTGTCATCTATGCTGGCACTATTGATATTATTTTTGCTGACAACGATCGGCGCGAAGCGCGCCGGCGAGCAAATCTCTTTTTCGCTATCCGGCGGGCAACGAGCCGCTGGCGATGTTATTGAGATCGTCAATATACCGCCATACAGCATCGTTCGTTACACGCTCGACGGATCGCGCGTTACAGCTGATTCAGCCATCTACAGCCAACCCTTTATCTTGCCTGACACCGCCGATGTCCGAGGCGATGCCACCATCATTCGGGCACAGCGGTTCGCCTATAACAGCCCTATCGGCGACGAAATTGTCACTACCTTCTTCACCGGCAACGCACTGGACGGGCTGACGATGCCGGTCGTGTCGTTGGTCGTTGACCCGTTTGATCTGTACGATTATTACCACGGCATTTTTACTGAAGGCTACCACAAAACACGTTGGGTCGCAGAAAACCCCGGATTGCCCTTCAACTGGATGTCAGAGGCCAACTTCACACAAAGCGGCAGCGACTGGGAACGCGATGTGCATATCGAACTCTTTGACATTGACTTCACCCTTATGAGCGCCCAAACCGGCGGCATCCGCATTGCCGGCAACGCTACGCGCCATCACCCGAACAAATCCTTCCGTCTGCGCGAACGCGGCAACAGCGGGCCAATTTATTTCCCTGTATTCCAAGATTTACACGATCACCGCGAACAGCCGCTGGCACAATTCACCAGTTTTACGCTCCGCAACGCCGGTAACGACAACGGCTTTTGCTATATTCGTGACGCACTGGGCACACAACTCGGCGGCCAAGTCGGGCTTGCTTCCGGCGCATACCGCCCCGTCGTCGTCTATCTCAACGGGCAGTATTATGGCATTCTCAATGCCCGCGAACACGTCAGCAGCCGCTCGTTTTTGCGCGCACATTTCGGCGTGTCAAACGCCACCATTTTGACCACTAATATCGACGACCCTACGCTGCACACAGGGCGACAAAGCGACCTCCATGATTTCCTTGCGCTGTTGCAATGGGTCGAACGCACCGACTTTACCCGTAACGCCGCTGTTTCTGAGCTTGATCGTATGCTTTGCGTCGACAATTTTGCCCGATATTTTGCCATACAAATCATCACCGGCAACATCGACTGGCCACACAACAATGTCATCATCTGGCGCGGCCTCGGCAGCGGCACCGCTTACGGCGACGGCCGCTGGCGCTTTGCCTTGCACGATTTAGATGTGGCGTTTGGGCAACAGATTCCCTTTTCGTGGCACGATATGCTGCACCATACTCTCCCCCGCTCTGTTATTTTTCGACAACTACTAACGAACGAACAATGGAAAGGCAACTTCATTGCACTGGTTGAAGAACTGTTGGCAACAACTTTCCACCCCGATCATGTCATCGCGCTGGCAAACGAAATGCGCCTGGGCTTGGTGCCGGAACTGCCGCACTTTTTTGCCAGCCGCGAACGTTCACACGCCGCCAACGACATACATTGGGCAGCGCTGTACGACTTTATTGTCAAACAGCCGGACTATCTGGCACGTGTTTTTAATTACCACTTGGGTGTAACACTGCGTACACCATGGATGCCCGCGCCGCCGCTGCCGGTGCGAGACAGCTACCCCTTCCCGCACAACAGCATCGTCCTCGGCGGTGTGCTGGTTGACGGACAGACACAAGTCATAGACGGCGTGCTTTCAGTATGGGATAACGGCCTATGGGTGCCTGTCAGCGCATTTGCCGAGGCACGAGATTTGCTCTACTTCATTCACATACCAACTGACAGCGTGATCTTTTCACCACGTTTTTTGGATGCGCCAAGATAG